One Helianthus annuus cultivar XRQ/B chromosome 12, HanXRQr2.0-SUNRISE, whole genome shotgun sequence genomic region harbors:
- the LOC110917085 gene encoding 3-ketoacyl-CoA synthase 11, whose amino-acid sequence MADLPNFLLSVKLKYVKLGYHYLISHFMYLLLIPLLAVVSVHLSTLTSQDLINLWHHLRFNLLTVIICSTLIVFLATLYFMSRPNKVYLVDFACYKPNDSNTVSRETFMQHSGLAGTFNDENLAFQKKILERSGLGQKTYFPDAVLQVPPNPCMAEARKEAEMVMFGAIDDLLRKTGVKAKDIGVLIVNCSLFCPTPSLSSMVVNHYKLRGNILSYNLGGMGCSAGLISIDLAKQLLQVNPNSYALVVSMENITLNWYFGNNRSMLLSNCLFRMGGAAILLSNRSSDRRRSKYQLVHTVRTHKGADDKCYSCVFQEEDNEKKIGVALSKDLMAVAGEALKTNITTLGPLVLPMSEQLLFFVTLVARKVFKMKIKPYIPDFKLAFEHFCIHAGGRAVLDELEKNLELSEWHMEPSRMTLYRFGNTSSSSLWYELAYCEAKGRIKKGDRSWQIAFGSGFKCNSAVWRALRTIDPTKEKNPWTSEIHEFPVHVPKIAQIDL is encoded by the exons ATGGCGGATCTCCCAAACTTCCTGTTATCAGTGAAACTGAAATACGTGAAATTAGGTTACCATTACCTGATCTCACATTTCATGTACCTCCTCTTAATCCCACTCCTCGCAGTCGTCTCCGTTCATCTCTCAACCCTCACATCACAAGATCTCATCAACCTATGGCACCACCTCCGCTTCAATTTACTCACCGTCATCATATGCTCAACGCTCATCGTGTTTCTCGCCACACTCTACTTCATGAGCCGCCCAAACAAGGTTTATTTGGTCGATTTCGCCTGTTACAAACCGAACGATTCCAACACCGTCAGTCGCGAAACATTCATGCAGCATTCGGGTCTGGCAGGTACGTTTAACGACGAGAATTTGGCGTTTCAGAAGAAGATTCTGGAACGATCTGGATTAGGTCAGAAGACGTATTTTCCTGATGCGGTGTTGCAGGTTCCACCGAATCCGTGTATGGCCGAGGCTCGGAAGGAGGCGGAGATGGTGATGTTCGGTGCGATTGATGACTTGTTGAGGAAAACCGGAGTGAAGGCCAAGGATATCGGTGTTTTGATCGTGAATTGTAGCTTGTTTTGCCCTACACCTTCTTTGAGTTCTATGGTTGTGAATCATTACAAGCTTAGAGGTAACATTTTGAGCTATAATCTTGGAGGGATGGGTTGCAGTGCTGGATTGATCTCTATTGATCTTGCCAAACAACTTTTACAG GTGAACCCAAATTCATATGCTTTGGTGGTTAGCATGGAAAACATAACATTGAACTGGTACTTTGGGAACAATCGATCTATGCTCTTGTCAAACTGTCTTTTCCGTATGGGCGGTGCTGCGATTCTCTTGTCTAACAGGTCGAGTGACCGTCGACGCTCAAAGTATCAACTAGTGCATACCGTTCGCACCCATAAGGGTGCGGACGACAAATGCTACAGTTGTGTATTCCAAGAAGAGGACAACGAGAAAAAGATTGGAGTCGCTCTTTCTAAAGATCTTATGGCTGTTGCGGGTGAGGCCTTGAAAACCAACATCACGACTCTTGGCCCGTTAGTGTTACCCATGTCTGAACAGCTCTTGTTTTTCGTGACACTAGTCGCGAGGAAAGTATTCAAAATGAAAATTAAACCGTATATCCCGGATTTCAAGCTTGCATTTGAGCATTTTTGCATTCACGCGGGAGGAAGGGCGGTCCTAGACGAGTTAGAAAAGAATCTCGAGTTATCGGAGTGGCACATGGAACCATCCCGAATGACGCTCTATAGATTTGGTAACACTTCAAGTAGCTCTTTGTGGTATGAACTAGCATACTGTGAAGCTAAAGGTAGAATAAAGAAGGGAGACCGATCGTGGCAAATTGCTTTCGGGTCAGGTTTCAAGTGTAACAGTGCGGTTTGGAGAGCTCTACGGACTATCGACCCGACAAAAGAGAAAAACCCATGGACAAGTGAGATCCATGAGTTCCCGGTACATGTTCCGAAGATCGCCCAAATCGACTTGTAA